In Spirochaeta isovalerica, one DNA window encodes the following:
- a CDS encoding ABC transporter permease has product MTVLFFALRNVALQWKRYLLMFIAILLGFSLMTLVHSISFGALETVKGKAARYFSGHVSITGYEKRKSGQALVNAEEVEAYIRESSLPITGISPRTIYYKKDASLFFGGQSVVQRRLIGIDFDGEKDVLSSLEFKEGSLEQMLEYNGQGVFISEAAADILGARVGDGVQLALTTDSGQYNTATLIVQGIFSETGLFGYVAYMNRADLNHLLVREDDYATDLAIYTKSGVNDSAFVDDLTDYLSASFEVLPRMYSKGQLSEELSQYDWNLGPVLAPLTLNAHLDEITTIMDAVTLVAWLVQVLFMLILMVGILNTYRVLVYERTKEIGTLRAMGMTRNEVRAMFLYEAFFLDIAASAGGFVLYYLLKKLFGVINISMLPGAGLFTEQGHMVPRIDPAMALITVLLMLLAVLLAAAGPADRASKLSPVEAFRVDN; this is encoded by the coding sequence TTGACTGTTTTATTTTTTGCATTACGGAATGTCGCTTTACAGTGGAAGCGGTATCTACTTATGTTTATTGCCATTCTCCTGGGCTTTTCACTAATGACTCTGGTACATTCCATCTCTTTCGGGGCCCTGGAGACAGTTAAAGGTAAAGCGGCCCGATACTTTTCCGGTCACGTCAGCATTACCGGCTATGAAAAGAGAAAATCCGGTCAGGCTCTTGTTAATGCTGAGGAAGTCGAAGCTTATATTCGGGAATCTTCTTTACCTATAACTGGTATTTCTCCTCGAACTATTTATTACAAAAAAGATGCCTCTTTGTTTTTCGGTGGTCAGTCAGTTGTTCAGAGACGTTTGATCGGCATTGATTTTGATGGTGAGAAGGATGTTCTATCTTCCCTTGAATTCAAAGAGGGTTCTCTGGAACAGATGCTTGAATATAATGGACAGGGAGTTTTTATCAGTGAAGCGGCAGCTGATATTCTCGGTGCCAGGGTTGGGGATGGTGTACAGTTGGCTTTAACAACTGATTCCGGTCAGTATAATACGGCAACACTTATTGTTCAGGGAATTTTCAGTGAAACAGGACTTTTTGGATATGTCGCCTATATGAACAGAGCCGATTTGAATCATCTTCTCGTCAGAGAGGATGATTATGCCACAGATTTGGCTATATATACGAAATCCGGTGTCAATGATAGCGCTTTTGTCGATGATCTGACCGATTATCTATCCGCTTCCTTTGAAGTTCTTCCCCGCATGTACAGTAAGGGACAGTTGAGTGAAGAACTGAGTCAATACGACTGGAATCTGGGGCCGGTTCTCGCTCCTCTGACTCTTAATGCCCATCTGGATGAGATAACGACCATTATGGATGCTGTGACTCTGGTCGCCTGGCTGGTTCAGGTACTCTTTATGCTTATATTGATGGTGGGTATCCTCAATACCTACCGTGTTCTTGTCTATGAAAGAACGAAGGAAATCGGAACGCTCAGAGCTATGGGAATGACGAGAAACGAGGTGAGAGCTATGTTTCTCTATGAAGCCTTTTTTCTCGATATCGCTGCTTCTGCCGGTGGTTTTGTTCTTTATTATCTGTTAAAAAAATTATTTGGTGTTATTAATATATCCATGCTTCCTGGAGCCGGACTTTTTACTGAGCAGGGGCATATGGTTCCCCGGATAGATCCAGCCATGGCATTGATTACGGTATTGCTTATGCTGCTTGCTGTGCTTTTAGCCGCGGCAGGGCCAGCTGACAGAGCATCGAAGCTCTCTCCTGTTGAAGCGTTCCGGGTGGACAATTGA
- the nuoF gene encoding NADH-quinone oxidoreductase subunit NuoF, which translates to MKVRKITSVNQLTEIRDLEREKREHEKEKLQVCVCGGGGCIASGSLSLKESLEKKIADSGIDATVKLTGCLGPCSKGPVLKVNPDSVIYENVHDEDIDLIVKEHLGDGRVVESLTWKNVSDGESFARQPDIPFFKEQTPIVLRNCGNVDPANIYDYIGHDGYQGLAMALKGMKPLCVIEEVIQSGLRGRGGGGFPTGKKWEFTALEKSDIKYVLCNADEGDPGAFMDRSVLEGDPHSLIEGMIIAGYAIGSSQGYVYVRVEYPLAVERLNQAIYQAREAGLLGKNILGSGFDFDLGIRMGSGAFVCGEETALINSIEGKRGEPRPRPPFPAQKGLWGKPTLLNNVETYANIAPIIQRGAAWYGTYGSEKSKGTKVFALAGSINNSGLVEIPIGTPLGEVIYDIGDGMKEGKHFKAAQIGGPSGGCIPREYLNVPLDYDTLKELGAIIGSGGLIVMDEDTCMVDMARFFLEFVQEESCGKCVPCRVGTKRMLEILNRICEGDGEEGDIDKLVELGHQIQQTALCGLGQTAPNPVLSTIRHFRNEYVEHIRDKHCRAGVCPDLVRAPCQSACPAGVDIPGFISLTGEKRYAEALKLHRERNPFAAVCARVCFHTCEEKCRRSTIDEPVSVRGVKRFLVDQEITVQLPEVRENAEYAKRKIAIIGAGPAGLSCAYFLARLGYKPKIFEAEDRAGGLLVQAIPAYRLPRETLFREIRMIEGLGVDIETGKRLGKDFSCDDLKAQGYEAVFLATGAAGSVSLGLPGEEGPGVVQSLPFLQQYNIRGSVPVGHQIVVVGGGNAAVDAARTAIRLGAEEVTLVYRRSRSEMPAYDEEIEAALSEGVILKDLTQPVEIIRDGDGNLRGLKCSPVELGDFDKSGRRRPQVNRKKTDIIETDQLIIAAGQRLDQQLIDEQKLELGMNNFVFTDPVNCRTSKDRVFAGGDVTTGPSSVVEAIAGGEKGAVAIHQFFTGEDNVFWRDDKIIETSYDPDSDPVPYHREQIQMIDAQRRKNNFDEVEQPWHEAVAIRQSKRCLRCDYGKVCQHQEVSK; encoded by the coding sequence ATGAAAGTCAGGAAAATCACATCTGTAAATCAGTTAACGGAAATACGGGATCTTGAGCGGGAAAAGAGGGAGCATGAAAAAGAGAAGCTGCAGGTTTGCGTCTGCGGCGGCGGAGGCTGTATTGCCTCCGGGTCCCTGTCTCTCAAGGAATCACTGGAAAAGAAAATCGCCGACTCGGGTATTGATGCCACAGTCAAGCTCACAGGCTGCCTCGGACCCTGTTCTAAAGGGCCGGTTCTCAAGGTCAATCCCGATTCGGTCATTTATGAGAATGTTCATGATGAAGATATCGATCTTATTGTAAAGGAACATCTCGGAGATGGTAGAGTAGTCGAATCTCTTACATGGAAGAATGTATCGGACGGAGAGAGTTTTGCCAGGCAGCCGGATATCCCCTTTTTCAAGGAACAGACTCCGATCGTTTTGAGAAATTGCGGCAATGTCGATCCCGCCAATATCTATGACTATATCGGCCACGATGGTTATCAGGGGCTGGCAATGGCTCTAAAGGGGATGAAGCCTCTTTGCGTCATCGAAGAGGTCATCCAGTCCGGGTTGAGAGGCCGGGGCGGCGGCGGTTTTCCCACTGGTAAAAAATGGGAATTCACGGCTCTTGAAAAGAGTGATATCAAATACGTTCTCTGTAATGCCGACGAGGGCGATCCCGGTGCTTTTATGGATAGAAGCGTTCTCGAAGGCGATCCTCACAGCCTTATAGAGGGTATGATTATCGCCGGTTACGCCATAGGTTCGTCCCAGGGCTATGTCTATGTTCGCGTTGAGTATCCTTTGGCTGTTGAAAGGCTGAATCAGGCGATCTACCAGGCCAGGGAAGCCGGCCTTCTCGGTAAAAATATTCTCGGTTCCGGTTTTGACTTCGACCTCGGTATCCGGATGGGGTCCGGAGCCTTTGTCTGCGGTGAGGAAACCGCGCTTATCAATTCCATTGAAGGGAAGAGGGGAGAGCCCAGGCCGAGACCGCCTTTTCCGGCTCAGAAAGGTCTCTGGGGGAAACCGACTCTTCTCAACAACGTGGAAACCTACGCCAACATCGCTCCCATCATACAGAGGGGAGCAGCCTGGTACGGCACTTACGGTTCGGAAAAGAGCAAGGGCACCAAAGTTTTTGCCCTGGCCGGTTCCATAAACAATTCCGGTCTGGTGGAAATTCCTATCGGTACGCCTCTGGGTGAGGTTATCTATGATATCGGCGATGGCATGAAGGAAGGGAAACACTTCAAGGCTGCACAGATCGGCGGTCCCTCCGGCGGATGTATCCCCCGGGAATATCTCAATGTCCCCCTCGATTATGACACCTTGAAAGAGTTGGGAGCCATTATCGGTTCAGGCGGCCTTATCGTTATGGATGAAGACACCTGTATGGTCGATATGGCTCGTTTCTTCCTTGAGTTCGTACAGGAGGAATCCTGCGGGAAATGCGTCCCCTGCCGGGTCGGAACCAAGAGAATGCTGGAAATCCTGAACCGGATCTGCGAAGGAGACGGCGAAGAGGGCGATATCGATAAACTGGTCGAACTGGGCCATCAGATTCAGCAGACTGCACTCTGCGGCCTGGGGCAGACGGCTCCCAATCCCGTTCTGTCGACGATCCGCCATTTCAGAAACGAGTATGTGGAACATATCCGCGATAAGCACTGCCGCGCCGGCGTCTGTCCCGATCTTGTCAGAGCACCCTGTCAGAGCGCCTGTCCCGCCGGTGTCGATATTCCGGGATTCATTTCGCTCACAGGCGAAAAGCGCTATGCCGAGGCCTTGAAACTCCATCGGGAGAGAAATCCTTTCGCTGCTGTTTGCGCCAGGGTCTGTTTTCACACCTGCGAGGAGAAATGCCGCCGGTCAACAATAGACGAACCGGTTTCCGTAAGGGGGGTCAAAAGGTTCCTCGTCGATCAGGAGATAACCGTTCAGCTGCCGGAAGTTCGGGAAAATGCCGAATACGCAAAGCGAAAAATCGCCATTATCGGCGCCGGTCCGGCCGGTCTTTCCTGTGCTTATTTTCTGGCCAGACTGGGATACAAACCGAAGATATTCGAAGCAGAAGATCGTGCGGGCGGTCTGCTTGTTCAGGCTATTCCCGCCTACAGGCTGCCCCGGGAAACTTTATTCAGAGAAATCCGTATGATCGAGGGCCTGGGAGTCGATATCGAAACGGGAAAACGGCTCGGGAAGGACTTTTCCTGTGATGACCTGAAAGCTCAGGGTTATGAGGCTGTCTTCCTGGCCACCGGTGCGGCCGGTTCGGTTTCTCTCGGCCTGCCGGGCGAAGAAGGGCCGGGCGTCGTTCAGTCCCTTCCTTTCCTCCAGCAGTATAATATCCGAGGTTCCGTTCCGGTCGGTCATCAGATCGTCGTGGTCGGCGGGGGAAATGCGGCTGTCGATGCGGCGAGAACCGCTATCCGGCTCGGAGCGGAAGAAGTCACCCTTGTCTACAGACGTTCCAGAAGCGAAATGCCCGCCTACGATGAGGAGATTGAAGCGGCACTCAGCGAAGGGGTCATTCTCAAGGATCTGACACAGCCCGTTGAAATCATCCGCGACGGCGATGGCAATCTCAGAGGTCTGAAATGTTCTCCCGTCGAACTGGGAGATTTCGATAAAAGCGGCAGAAGGCGGCCTCAGGTCAACAGAAAGAAGACTGATATCATCGAGACGGATCAGCTGATTATCGCAGCCGGCCAGAGACTGGATCAGCAGTTGATCGACGAGCAGAAACTGGAGCTGGGTATGAACAATTTTGTCTTTACCGATCCGGTCAACTGCCGCACCAGTAAGGATCGCGTTTTCGCCGGCGGAGATGTGACGACCGGTCCATCATCGGTTGTCGAGGCCATAGCTGGAGGAGAGAAGGGAGCCGTGGCGATCCATCAGTTCTTTACCGGCGAAGACAATGTCTTCTGGAGGGATGATAAGATCATCGAAACCAGTTACGACCCCGATTCCGATCCGGTTCCTTATCACAGGGAACAGATTCAGATGATAGATGCCCAGAGGCGGAAAAACAATTTCGATGAAGTGGAGCAGCCCTGGCACGAGGCTGTCGCGATCCGACAGTCCAAACGCTGTCTTCGCTGCGATTACGGCAAGGTCTGCCAGCATCAGGAGGTAAGCAAATGA
- a CDS encoding outer membrane lipoprotein-sorting protein, giving the protein MKKIIWLCFFLTISAGLFAQSEAQRLLESVDRLISFQEDDLSAEYTIVKREPGGATESTVATIFRRDGEDKFMILILKPDADKGKGYLKIDDNLWLYDPVGRSFTFTSAKERLQNSSARISDFTRSDFSLDYKAVNSYEEKLGVWDCTVLELEALNDEVSFPKVKLWVSEDNLIRKMEDYSLSGQRMRVTAIPRYQKLEDKWLPYNLVMLDYLRSRTINGKTEYERTTITVSKPSLSELPDSLFTKEYLERVNQ; this is encoded by the coding sequence ATGAAAAAGATAATCTGGTTATGTTTTTTCCTGACCATTAGCGCAGGACTCTTCGCACAATCGGAGGCTCAGCGGCTTCTTGAGTCTGTTGACAGGCTTATTTCTTTTCAGGAAGATGATCTTTCCGCTGAATATACGATTGTAAAACGGGAACCCGGCGGTGCGACCGAATCGACCGTCGCCACTATCTTCCGCCGTGACGGTGAAGATAAGTTCATGATTCTTATTCTCAAACCCGATGCTGATAAAGGAAAGGGATATCTGAAAATAGATGACAACCTTTGGTTGTACGACCCGGTTGGGAGAAGCTTCACATTTACCAGTGCAAAAGAACGACTTCAGAATTCCAGTGCCCGTATTTCCGATTTTACTCGTTCGGACTTCTCTCTTGATTACAAAGCCGTCAATTCTTATGAAGAAAAACTTGGAGTATGGGATTGTACAGTACTCGAACTTGAGGCCCTAAACGATGAAGTTTCCTTTCCAAAGGTAAAGTTATGGGTTTCCGAAGATAATTTGATCAGAAAAATGGAAGATTACAGTTTGTCGGGGCAGCGGATGAGAGTGACAGCCATTCCCCGATATCAGAAACTCGAAGACAAATGGTTGCCTTATAATCTGGTTATGCTTGACTATTTGCGATCCAGAACTATAAACGGAAAAACAGAGTATGAGAGAACGACTATAACAGTTAGCAAGCCTTCTCTATCGGAACTTCCTGATTCGCTTTTCACCAAGGAATATCTTGAAAGGGTTAATCAATGA
- a CDS encoding ABC transporter ATP-binding protein, whose product MAIIELENVKKNYQLGKTEVPALQGVSFKIEKGDFVSIVGPSGSGKSTILNLLGCIDTASSGVVKINETATSELTDMDLTRIRRQSIGFIFQTFNLLPTLNVYENIEFPLLLKNRKISRQDKKKQKEYIDHLVEEVGLTGRENHRPSELSGGQRQRVAIARALVTQPQIVLADEPTANLDSKTGEEIIDLMKRINRELQTTFIFSTHDQSIMEIADHIIRLKDGSVVENRRNNP is encoded by the coding sequence ATGGCAATTATTGAACTGGAAAACGTCAAAAAGAATTATCAACTGGGAAAAACAGAAGTTCCCGCCCTACAGGGGGTAAGCTTTAAAATAGAAAAAGGTGACTTTGTTTCGATCGTCGGACCGTCCGGATCGGGAAAATCGACCATCCTCAATCTGCTTGGATGTATTGATACAGCTTCATCGGGAGTCGTCAAAATAAATGAGACCGCTACATCCGAGCTTACAGATATGGACTTGACCCGGATTCGCCGTCAATCCATCGGATTCATCTTCCAAACCTTTAATCTCCTACCTACATTGAACGTCTATGAAAATATAGAATTCCCCCTACTTCTTAAGAACCGCAAAATATCAAGGCAGGACAAGAAGAAACAGAAAGAGTATATCGATCATTTAGTAGAAGAAGTGGGTTTAACAGGACGGGAAAATCACCGCCCCAGTGAATTGTCGGGAGGACAGAGACAGAGAGTTGCCATAGCCAGGGCGCTGGTTACTCAGCCTCAGATTGTTCTGGCCGATGAACCGACAGCCAATCTGGATAGCAAAACCGGTGAAGAAATTATTGATCTGATGAAGAGAATAAACAGAGAGCTTCAAACCACTTTTATTTTTTCAACCCATGATCAATCTATAATGGAAATCGCCGATCACATAATCCGTCTGAAAGACGGATCAGTTGTGGAAAACAGAAGGAATAATCCTTAA
- a CDS encoding ABC transporter permease: MAILFVGNALFLGTNSGLERTFVGSFTGDAAIGPESGGAFSLFGNEIPIISNLELIPSLYSHNRLIEAIEQEPAVKAYTSIVSVPVRMEIDGFKKNIPIFGVDPAGYRQVCTDIDVLSGDFDALSQSGVFLNSDLAQEIEDELNRPLKRGEPVSFTIASGNSFRVKKAPYLGIHRYPGNTKVLERVVLADLTTVRYLADYTLGSSISDEATGDGEVDDFNFDSLFSEDMDIEADPLEDFDFDDFEADLADTDVRDTLVETDTGAWSFILMKAVEGKRSALYRKINRIVDDFEGEAEFLSWRRAAGSTALIVFAVQTLFYVGLGFLGLGAVLVIMNALVFSVLERTGEIGTMRSMGASPHFIRALFMWESMIITIGGAVIGIFLGIIAVGIVKGLHIELSNSLLITLFGGTSLTPQITFTSLLGHLVIAVVMGSLAWIYPVSVAMRVQPVSAINKV; this comes from the coding sequence ATGGCTATTCTCTTTGTGGGAAATGCCCTGTTTCTGGGTACAAATAGCGGGCTGGAGCGGACATTCGTCGGCAGTTTCACCGGTGATGCGGCCATCGGTCCGGAAAGCGGTGGAGCCTTCAGTCTGTTCGGTAATGAAATCCCCATAATCAGTAATCTCGAACTCATTCCCTCTCTATACTCTCACAACAGACTTATCGAAGCGATTGAACAGGAACCGGCCGTTAAAGCCTATACATCCATCGTATCGGTCCCGGTGAGGATGGAAATTGATGGATTTAAAAAGAACATTCCGATTTTCGGTGTAGATCCGGCTGGATACAGGCAGGTCTGTACTGATATTGACGTTCTTTCTGGTGATTTTGATGCACTTTCTCAGAGCGGAGTATTTCTCAATTCTGATCTGGCTCAAGAAATTGAAGATGAACTCAATCGGCCCTTAAAAAGAGGCGAGCCGGTCAGTTTTACAATAGCTTCGGGCAACAGTTTCCGAGTGAAAAAAGCGCCTTATCTGGGAATACACAGATATCCCGGCAATACGAAAGTTCTGGAAAGAGTTGTCCTTGCCGATCTGACCACTGTCCGTTATCTGGCCGATTATACATTAGGCTCTTCAATTTCCGATGAAGCTACCGGAGATGGAGAAGTTGATGACTTCAATTTTGATTCCCTATTCTCGGAGGATATGGATATTGAAGCCGATCCTCTGGAAGATTTTGATTTTGACGATTTTGAAGCTGATCTGGCTGATACGGATGTTCGAGATACTCTTGTGGAAACCGATACGGGAGCCTGGAGTTTCATACTGATGAAAGCGGTTGAAGGAAAGAGAAGTGCTCTCTACCGGAAAATCAACCGTATTGTTGACGATTTTGAAGGTGAAGCGGAATTCCTCTCCTGGAGAAGAGCTGCCGGTTCAACGGCTTTAATTGTTTTTGCCGTACAAACCCTTTTTTATGTAGGGCTTGGTTTCCTTGGACTTGGGGCTGTACTGGTCATAATGAATGCACTGGTTTTTTCCGTGCTTGAAAGGACAGGGGAGATCGGAACTATGAGAAGCATGGGAGCTTCTCCCCATTTTATACGCGCCCTTTTTATGTGGGAATCCATGATTATCACTATAGGAGGAGCTGTGATTGGTATATTCCTGGGCATAATTGCTGTTGGGATTGTAAAAGGTCTGCATATTGAGCTGAGCAATTCTCTGCTGATTACATTGTTCGGAGGAACCTCTCTTACACCGCAGATAACCTTTACCAGCCTTCTGGGGCATTTAGTGATTGCCGTGGTTATGGGCTCTCTTGCCTGGATTTATCCTGTTTCAGTCGCCATGCGGGTTCAACCCGTATCGGCAATAAATAAGGTGTGA
- a CDS encoding metallophosphoesterase: MKAKIFFIIALIISTAQIWGNETPFSIVLLPDTQYYTQYHPETYYRQTQWIADNRAENNIQFVIHLGDLTDDNTFRQWRVADRAHTILDDANIPYSVIPGNHDNPLHGKKRNTSRFNRYFGPDRFSGKEWYGGHYEEGNENNYTFFSVGDLHFMVLSLEFLPRQEVLQWANRVIAEHYDTRVIVVTHSYMKRGGDRYDNGSGKYDIEGADGQTIWDKFVKKHSNVFMVLCGHVSDSELRISKGLNGNSVHQILTDFQNEPNGGNGWLRVLQFYPDQNRINVETLSVEKDVNRFFQTSYDSAPFQKDHTFSLHYDMTSRFIYRFDPGP; encoded by the coding sequence CATTAATTATATCAACTGCTCAGATATGGGGTAATGAAACACCTTTCTCCATCGTCCTCCTCCCCGACACCCAATATTACACACAATACCACCCCGAAACCTATTACAGACAGACTCAGTGGATTGCAGATAACCGGGCTGAGAATAATATACAGTTCGTCATTCATCTCGGAGACCTGACAGATGACAACACGTTTCGCCAGTGGCGTGTCGCCGACAGAGCTCATACCATTCTTGATGATGCAAATATCCCCTACAGTGTTATACCTGGAAATCACGACAATCCCCTTCATGGGAAAAAACGTAATACCAGTCGATTCAATCGCTATTTCGGGCCGGATCGTTTTTCTGGTAAAGAGTGGTATGGCGGTCATTACGAAGAGGGGAATGAAAACAATTACACCTTTTTTTCAGTCGGGGACCTCCATTTCATGGTTCTGTCCCTTGAATTTCTTCCCCGCCAAGAGGTACTGCAATGGGCGAATCGTGTTATTGCAGAGCATTATGATACAAGGGTAATTGTTGTGACCCACAGCTATATGAAACGTGGTGGTGATAGGTATGATAACGGTTCCGGCAAATACGATATTGAAGGTGCCGATGGACAGACGATCTGGGACAAATTCGTTAAGAAACACAGTAATGTTTTTATGGTTCTCTGCGGTCATGTTTCAGATAGCGAACTTCGCATTTCAAAAGGGTTGAATGGAAATTCTGTTCACCAAATCCTCACTGATTTTCAGAATGAGCCTAACGGCGGAAACGGCTGGCTTCGTGTACTCCAATTCTATCCCGATCAGAATCGCATTAATGTGGAAACCCTGTCTGTCGAGAAAGATGTAAACAGATTTTTTCAGACATCTTATGACTCTGCTCCTTTCCAGAAGGATCATACTTTTTCATTACACTACGACATGACCAGCCGATTCATCTACCGCTTCGATCCCGGTCCTTGA
- a CDS encoding NAD-dependent epimerase/dehydratase family protein → MKKNMISIIGGSGFIGSRLCRRLSDAGLPFQILDKNISPFFPDQTIQMDIRDINSFREALRDTHTVINLAAEHRDDVTPKSLYDEVNVNGAENLVALCDELSIENIIFTSSVAVYGFATPGTDETGEINYFNDYGRTKWEAEKVYREWLEKDREKRSLTIVRPTVVFGERNRGNVYNLFKQISTGLFPMIGSGKNVKSMAYVENIAAFLHFNLNNKPGEHLFNYIDKPDFNMNELVKLVRGSLGKKARTGIHWPYFLGYSGGAVFDFLAFLTGKKFPISRIRIKKFCSDTLFNGENRKSTDFEAPVSLEEGISRTIRYEFLENAERDQVLFYSE, encoded by the coding sequence ATGAAAAAAAACATGATCTCAATCATCGGAGGATCGGGATTTATAGGCTCCCGCCTCTGCAGACGTCTTTCTGACGCAGGACTTCCATTTCAAATCCTCGATAAAAATATATCACCTTTCTTCCCCGATCAAACCATTCAAATGGATATTCGCGACATCAATTCCTTCCGCGAAGCTCTTCGGGACACCCATACAGTAATAAATCTGGCCGCGGAGCACCGCGATGATGTGACGCCTAAAAGCCTTTACGACGAAGTGAACGTCAACGGAGCTGAAAACCTTGTTGCACTCTGCGACGAACTTTCCATCGAAAACATCATTTTTACCAGTTCCGTCGCTGTATACGGTTTTGCTACTCCCGGGACAGATGAAACCGGAGAAATCAATTATTTTAACGATTACGGCCGCACCAAATGGGAAGCCGAAAAAGTCTACAGGGAATGGCTGGAAAAAGACAGGGAAAAACGATCTTTGACCATTGTTCGGCCTACTGTTGTGTTCGGAGAACGAAACCGGGGTAATGTCTATAACCTGTTCAAGCAGATCTCTACCGGCCTTTTCCCCATGATCGGAAGCGGAAAAAATGTAAAATCCATGGCCTATGTTGAGAATATTGCGGCCTTTCTTCATTTTAATCTGAATAATAAGCCGGGTGAACATCTTTTCAATTATATTGATAAGCCTGATTTTAATATGAATGAATTGGTTAAACTTGTGCGGGGCTCTCTCGGGAAGAAAGCCCGGACTGGTATTCATTGGCCCTATTTTCTCGGGTACTCCGGGGGAGCGGTTTTTGATTTTCTTGCCTTTTTAACAGGGAAAAAATTCCCCATAAGCCGAATTCGGATCAAAAAATTCTGTTCAGACACATTGTTTAACGGAGAAAACCGGAAATCGACAGATTTTGAAGCACCTGTTTCCCTGGAAGAGGGGATAAGCCGTACGATCCGCTATGAGTTTCTGGAAAATGCGGAACGGGATCAGGTACTGTTCTATTCCGAATAA
- the nuoE gene encoding NADH-quinone oxidoreductase subunit NuoE, with protein MCQETTEAEMMQSLDHIIANFEGVEGALIPVLQSAQNLFGYLPESVLKHISTSMKIPYSEVTGVVSFYSWFSTIPRGRNIIRVCLGTACYVRGGKDVLKALQDQLGIPVGGTTEDREFSLEVGRCFGACGLAPVVMINDDVHQRVKPSKLKEILSSYKESVEVVHS; from the coding sequence ATGTGCCAAGAAACAACCGAAGCGGAAATGATGCAGAGTCTTGATCACATCATCGCCAATTTCGAAGGAGTGGAGGGGGCCCTAATCCCCGTGCTCCAGTCGGCTCAGAACCTCTTCGGCTACCTGCCCGAATCTGTCCTCAAACACATTTCCACATCCATGAAAATCCCTTACAGCGAAGTGACGGGAGTCGTCTCATTTTATTCCTGGTTTTCCACGATTCCCCGGGGAAGGAACATCATCAGGGTTTGCCTGGGAACCGCTTGTTATGTCCGCGGTGGGAAGGATGTTCTCAAAGCCCTGCAGGATCAGCTGGGAATTCCGGTGGGGGGAACGACCGAAGACAGAGAGTTCTCTCTGGAAGTGGGGCGCTGTTTCGGCGCCTGCGGCCTGGCGCCTGTCGTCATGATCAACGACGATGTCCACCAGAGGGTGAAGCCTTCCAAGCTTAAGGAAATTCTCAGTTCCTACAAAGAATCGGTGGAGGTGGTACACTCATGA